From Humibacter ginsenosidimutans, a single genomic window includes:
- the pyrH gene encoding UMP kinase yields MPNDTRRRVLLKLSGEAFGGGSLGVNPDVVGSLAREIAKAAEDVEVAIVVGGGNFFRGAELSQRGMDRGRADYMGMLGTVMNALALQDFLEQAGAETRVQSAISMTQVAEPYIPRRAERHLEKGRVVIFGAGAGLPYFSTDTVAVQRALEIGANTVLMAKNGVDGLYSDDPRKNPEAVKLERISYQDALVRNLKAIDATALSLCRDNGMPMQIFGIEPEGSVTDAILGREIGTIVGA; encoded by the coding sequence ATGCCCAACGACACGAGACGGAGAGTCCTTCTCAAACTGTCAGGCGAAGCGTTCGGCGGCGGCTCCCTCGGGGTCAATCCCGATGTGGTCGGTTCGCTCGCCCGTGAGATCGCCAAGGCAGCGGAAGACGTCGAGGTGGCAATCGTGGTCGGCGGCGGCAACTTCTTCCGCGGTGCTGAGCTGAGCCAGCGCGGCATGGACCGCGGTCGAGCCGACTACATGGGCATGCTCGGCACCGTGATGAACGCTCTCGCGCTGCAGGACTTCCTCGAGCAGGCGGGCGCGGAGACGCGGGTGCAGTCGGCGATCAGCATGACGCAGGTCGCCGAGCCGTACATCCCGCGCCGTGCGGAGCGTCATCTGGAGAAGGGGCGCGTCGTCATCTTCGGAGCGGGCGCCGGCTTGCCGTATTTCTCCACCGACACGGTCGCCGTGCAGCGGGCGCTCGAGATCGGCGCGAACACCGTGCTGATGGCCAAGAACGGCGTCGACGGACTGTACAGCGACGACCCGCGCAAGAACCCAGAAGCGGTCAAGCTCGAGCGCATCAGCTATCAGGACGCGCTGGTGCGCAACCTGAAGGCGATCGACGCGACGGCGCTGAGCCTGTGCCGCGACAACGGCATGCCCATGCAGATCTTCGGCATCGAACCGGAGGGCAGCGTGACGGACGCCATTCTGGGGCGTGAGATCGGCACCATCGTCGGCGCCTGA
- the tsf gene encoding translation elongation factor Ts: protein MANVSIADIKALREQLGTGMVDTKKALEEADGDIEKATEILRLKGAKGNAKRADRSTSEGLVTARAHGDRAYILELNCETDFVAKNDKFIALAGGIEEAIVEAGATTLEEALAAPAATKTVAEVINDEAAILGEKVELRRFASLPGEKFSIYLHRTSKDLPPQVGVVLAYSGDDEETARSIAQHISFANPEYLTRDDVPAEVVENERRIVEEISRNEGKPEAALPKIIEGRLGAFFKQVALLDQDYAKDNKLSVAKVASDAGITITGFARFKVGA, encoded by the coding sequence ATGGCAAACGTCAGCATTGCCGACATCAAGGCGCTGCGCGAGCAGCTCGGCACCGGCATGGTCGACACCAAGAAGGCGCTCGAGGAGGCCGATGGCGACATCGAGAAGGCCACCGAGATCCTGCGTCTGAAGGGTGCCAAGGGCAACGCCAAGCGTGCCGACCGCTCGACCAGCGAGGGACTCGTCACGGCCCGCGCCCACGGCGACCGCGCCTACATCCTCGAGCTGAACTGCGAGACGGACTTCGTCGCGAAGAACGACAAGTTCATCGCTCTCGCCGGCGGCATCGAGGAGGCCATCGTCGAGGCGGGCGCCACGACGCTCGAGGAGGCGCTGGCCGCCCCCGCCGCGACCAAGACCGTCGCCGAGGTCATCAACGACGAGGCGGCCATCCTGGGTGAGAAGGTCGAGCTTCGTCGCTTCGCGAGCCTGCCGGGCGAGAAGTTCTCGATCTACCTGCACCGCACGTCGAAGGATCTGCCCCCGCAGGTCGGTGTCGTTCTCGCCTACTCGGGCGACGACGAGGAGACCGCGCGCAGCATCGCGCAGCACATCTCGTTCGCCAACCCGGAGTACCTCACGCGCGACGATGTTCCCGCGGAGGTCGTCGAGAACGAGCGCCGTATCGTCGAGGAGATCTCGCGCAACGAGGGCAAGCCGGAGGCCGCGCTCCCGAAGATCATCGAGGGTCGCCTCGGCGCGTTCTTCAAGCAGGTCGCCCTGCTCGACCAGGACTACGCGAAGGACAACAAGCTCAGCGTGGCGAAGGTCGCTTCCGACGCCGGCATCACGATCACCGGGTTCGCCCGCTTCAAGGTCGGCGCCTGA
- the rpsB gene encoding 30S ribosomal protein S2, which translates to MAVVTMRQLLDSGVHFGHQTRRWNPKMKRFILTERSGSYIIDLQQSLAYIDKAYDFVKETVAHGGTILFVGTKKQAQNAIAEQAQRVGQPYVNQRWLGGLLTNFQTVSKRLARMKELEELDFEGTTSGFTKKELLIKKRELDKLHKSLGGIRNLSKTPSAIWVVDTKKEHLAIDEAQKLGIPVIAILDTNCDPDEVQYPIPGNDDAIRSVSLLTRIVADAAAEGLIQRHQKPEEGEEGAEPLAEWERELLEAGEGGTQSSAETAKVADVDLAEGKAEAAEVVDEEAEQIEATESDADAEGASAEAEAVVEADKTAEGDAAEAK; encoded by the coding sequence ATGGCAGTCGTCACCATGCGCCAGCTGCTCGACAGCGGCGTGCACTTCGGACACCAGACCCGTCGCTGGAACCCGAAGATGAAGCGCTTCATTCTGACGGAGCGCTCCGGCAGCTACATCATCGACCTTCAGCAGTCGCTCGCCTACATCGACAAGGCGTACGACTTCGTCAAGGAGACCGTCGCCCACGGCGGCACCATTCTCTTCGTCGGCACGAAGAAGCAGGCCCAGAACGCCATCGCCGAGCAGGCGCAGCGCGTCGGCCAGCCCTACGTGAACCAGCGCTGGCTGGGTGGTCTGCTGACCAACTTCCAGACCGTGTCGAAGCGACTCGCCCGCATGAAGGAGCTCGAGGAGCTCGACTTCGAGGGCACCACCAGCGGCTTCACCAAGAAGGAGCTGCTGATCAAGAAGCGCGAGCTCGACAAGCTGCACAAGTCGCTGGGCGGCATCCGCAACCTGTCGAAGACGCCGAGCGCCATCTGGGTGGTCGACACCAAGAAGGAGCACCTGGCGATCGACGAGGCGCAGAAGCTGGGCATCCCGGTCATCGCCATCCTCGACACCAACTGCGACCCCGACGAGGTGCAGTACCCGATTCCGGGCAACGACGACGCGATCCGCTCCGTCAGCCTGCTCACGCGCATCGTGGCCGACGCCGCGGCCGAGGGCCTCATCCAGCGTCACCAGAAGCCCGAAGAGGGCGAAGAGGGTGCGGAGCCGCTCGCCGAGTGGGAGCGCGAGCTTCTCGAGGCAGGCGAGGGCGGCACGCAGTCGAGCGCCGAGACCGCGAAGGTCGCCGACGTCGACCTGGCCGAGGGCAAGGCCGAGGCAGCTGAGGTCGTCGACGAGGAGGCCGAGCAGATCGAGGCCACGGAGTCCGACGCCGACGCCGAGGGCGCTTCCGCCGAGGCAGAGGCCGTCGTCGAGGCGGACAAGACCGCCGAGGGCGACGCAGCAGAGGCCAAGTAA
- a CDS encoding sugar porter family MFS transporter, giving the protein MTDEHSTDEGRKSGGGAMGSAHRGKVLGVTISAALGGLLFGFDTSVINGAVDSIQHTFDLGSAAIGFTVAITLIGCAIGAWFAGQLADAWGRKPVMVLAAILFVASSIASGLAFADWFLMLWRFIGGLAIGIASVIAPAYIGEIAPAKLRGALSSLQQLAITLGIFLALLSDAALAGSEGNAMRQLWFGLPAWRWMLLVGVIPALVYGILSLSIPESPQFLVRKGRKDEARSVVSEVTGAIDIDRRISEIEESLENASRARYRDLRGTALGLQPILWVGLGMAAFQQLVGINAIFYYSTTLWKSVGFSSSDSFVTSVITSVINVVLTFVAILFVDRVGRKALLLWGSAGMFVGLVLASVSFSQAHMSGKTVTLPEPWGVIALIGANLFVIFFAATWGPVMWVVLGEVFPNRIRGLGLGIAAACNWVFNFLVTLLFPVLSQAVGLGWVYAGFALFAALSFWFVFSALPEVTGLELEDKTKLEHLHRERTA; this is encoded by the coding sequence ATGACCGATGAGCATTCGACCGACGAGGGTCGGAAATCAGGCGGGGGTGCGATGGGCTCCGCTCATCGCGGCAAAGTGCTCGGCGTGACGATCTCCGCCGCGCTGGGTGGGCTGTTGTTCGGATTCGACACCTCGGTGATCAACGGGGCCGTCGACTCGATCCAGCACACGTTCGATCTCGGATCGGCGGCGATCGGCTTCACCGTGGCGATCACGCTGATCGGCTGTGCGATCGGCGCCTGGTTCGCAGGCCAACTCGCCGACGCGTGGGGCCGCAAGCCCGTCATGGTGCTCGCCGCGATCCTGTTCGTCGCGAGTTCGATCGCCTCCGGCCTCGCGTTCGCCGACTGGTTCCTCATGCTGTGGAGGTTCATCGGGGGACTCGCCATCGGCATCGCCTCCGTGATCGCGCCCGCCTACATCGGCGAGATCGCGCCCGCCAAGCTGCGCGGCGCGCTCAGCTCGCTTCAGCAGCTGGCGATCACCCTCGGAATCTTCCTCGCACTGCTCTCCGACGCCGCGCTGGCCGGCTCAGAGGGCAACGCGATGCGCCAACTGTGGTTCGGGCTCCCCGCATGGCGGTGGATGCTCCTGGTCGGCGTCATCCCTGCGCTGGTGTACGGCATCCTCTCGCTCTCGATTCCCGAGTCGCCGCAGTTCCTCGTGCGCAAGGGCCGCAAGGACGAGGCGAGAAGCGTCGTGAGCGAGGTGACGGGCGCCATCGACATCGACAGGCGCATCTCCGAGATCGAGGAGAGCCTGGAGAACGCGAGCCGCGCGAGATATCGCGACCTGCGCGGCACGGCGTTGGGCCTGCAACCCATCCTCTGGGTCGGCCTCGGTATGGCGGCCTTCCAGCAGCTGGTCGGCATCAACGCCATCTTCTATTACTCGACCACCCTCTGGAAGTCGGTCGGATTCAGTTCGAGCGACTCGTTCGTGACCTCGGTGATCACCTCGGTGATCAACGTGGTGCTCACGTTCGTCGCGATCCTCTTCGTCGACAGGGTGGGCCGCAAGGCACTGCTGCTCTGGGGGTCCGCCGGGATGTTCGTGGGCCTCGTGCTCGCGTCGGTCTCGTTCTCGCAGGCGCACATGTCGGGCAAGACCGTGACGCTTCCCGAGCCGTGGGGCGTCATCGCGCTGATCGGTGCGAACCTCTTCGTGATCTTCTTCGCCGCCACGTGGGGCCCGGTCATGTGGGTCGTGCTCGGCGAGGTGTTCCCGAACCGGATCCGCGGTCTCGGCCTCGGCATCGCGGCGGCGTGCAACTGGGTGTTCAACTTCCTCGTCACGCTGTTGTTCCCCGTGCTCAGCCAGGCCGTCGGTCTCGGCTGGGTCTATGCGGGGTTCGCGCTGTTCGCCGCACTGTCGTTCTGGTTCGTGTTCTCGGCGCTGCCGGAGGTCACGGGGCTCGAGCTCGAGGACAAGACGAAGCTGGAGCACCTGCACCGCGAGCGCACGGCCTGA
- a CDS encoding M23 family metallopeptidase, translated as MLRGYEAPASRYSAGHRGIDIAAVTGTPVVSPASGTVRFAGVVVDRPTITVATVDGVLISLEPVASPLAAGDVVAGGQSLGRVAAGGHCNAACVHLGVRVNGDYASPLLFFGGVPRAVLLPLN; from the coding sequence GTGTTGCGCGGGTACGAGGCGCCGGCATCCCGCTACTCGGCGGGGCACCGCGGGATCGACATCGCAGCAGTCACGGGTACGCCTGTCGTGTCCCCCGCGAGCGGAACCGTGCGCTTCGCGGGAGTCGTCGTCGACCGCCCCACGATCACCGTCGCGACCGTCGACGGTGTGCTGATCAGCCTGGAACCGGTCGCGAGCCCCCTCGCAGCCGGAGACGTCGTCGCAGGCGGGCAGAGTCTCGGACGGGTCGCCGCAGGCGGGCACTGCAATGCGGCCTGCGTGCACCTCGGGGTACGCGTGAACGGCGACTACGCCTCACCGCTGCTTTTCTTCGGCGGGGTGCCGCGCGCGGTGTTGCTGCCGTTGAACTGA
- a CDS encoding tyrosine recombinase XerC: MSWDEAIAAFEEHLSSERGYAVGTVRGYGADLRSLAVFADAEGMVDPTMLQLAHLRDWLWRSQESGLAKASIARRAASARSFTAWLERTGRANVDAGRRLRAPKADRRLPRIVTKEQASDLIASLEAKAAGHDPVALRDAAMLELLYASGLRVSELTGIDVDDVELDRLTVRVTGKGSKDRVVPFGVPALNAIVDYLRVARPVLVARAAAGTGAVEPRALFLGARGARINQRTVYRLVSAVLQDVPGSGPSGPHTFRHTAATHLLDGGADLRAVQELLGHASLGTTQIYTHVSAERLKESYQRAHPRA, from the coding sequence ATGTCGTGGGACGAGGCCATCGCGGCGTTCGAAGAGCATCTGAGCTCCGAACGCGGCTACGCGGTCGGCACGGTCCGCGGATACGGTGCGGACCTGCGGTCGCTTGCGGTGTTCGCCGACGCCGAGGGCATGGTCGATCCGACCATGCTCCAGCTGGCGCACCTTCGGGACTGGCTGTGGCGATCGCAGGAGTCCGGGCTGGCGAAGGCGTCGATAGCGCGGCGGGCCGCATCCGCAAGATCGTTCACGGCCTGGCTCGAACGAACGGGCAGGGCGAACGTGGATGCCGGGCGCCGGCTTCGCGCCCCCAAAGCGGATCGTCGACTGCCCAGGATCGTCACGAAAGAACAGGCATCCGATCTGATCGCGAGCTTGGAGGCGAAGGCGGCAGGCCACGACCCCGTTGCGTTGCGCGATGCCGCGATGCTCGAGCTGTTGTACGCCTCTGGGTTGCGGGTCTCGGAGCTCACCGGCATCGACGTCGACGATGTGGAGCTCGATCGGCTCACTGTTCGGGTCACGGGCAAGGGCTCGAAAGATCGCGTCGTACCGTTCGGTGTGCCCGCGCTGAACGCGATCGTCGACTACCTGCGGGTCGCGCGACCCGTGCTCGTGGCCAGGGCCGCGGCAGGAACGGGAGCTGTCGAGCCGCGCGCGCTGTTCCTCGGCGCTCGGGGCGCCCGCATCAATCAGCGCACGGTGTACCGGCTCGTCTCGGCGGTGCTGCAGGACGTGCCGGGCTCCGGTCCGTCCGGACCGCACACCTTTCGGCACACCGCCGCGACGCATCTGCTCGACGGCGGCGCGGATCTGCGCGCCGTGCAGGAACTGCTCGGGCACGCGAGCCTCGGCACGACCCAGATCTACACCCACGTGTCGGCCGAGCGGCTCAAGGAGAGCTACCAACGCGCACACCCTCGGGCGTGA
- the dprA gene encoding DNA-processing protein DprA, producing the protein MTVFGLDDSAVRRHIADVSEAGDLDEAAVGERFSRAAWSVITEPGDGAAGALIDELGSAEALRAVLADADHAGPATSGCAPAAEDLARWKPRLRSAEVLRALSLAARVGARLLIPENERGAPGYWPRGASDLGVHAPIALWALGDPQRLNGARSSVALVGARAATGYGEHVAGELSAGLCDRGFAIVSGAAYGIDGMAHRAALASGGLTFAFLAGGVDRFYPSGHDELLRRVVERGVVLAELPCGAAPTKWRFLQRNRLIAACSSATVVVEAGSRSGSLNTAGHASTLGRPLGAVPGPVTSPASAGCHRLLREYDAVCVTTVAEAAELAGEPAEQVGAEQAGSRDSATVVRLLDALSTRSGRSVDELVARTGLAVPAVLAALGALDVDGRVQERGGAWFAQPRRG; encoded by the coding sequence ATGACAGTCTTCGGTCTGGACGACAGCGCGGTGCGGCGCCACATCGCGGACGTCAGCGAGGCTGGCGACCTCGACGAGGCCGCCGTCGGGGAGCGGTTCTCCAGGGCGGCGTGGTCGGTCATCACGGAGCCGGGAGACGGCGCCGCCGGCGCACTCATCGACGAGTTGGGGTCGGCGGAGGCGTTGCGAGCAGTGCTGGCGGATGCCGACCATGCGGGTCCGGCCACGAGCGGGTGCGCTCCGGCTGCAGAGGACCTCGCTCGGTGGAAGCCACGGCTGCGTTCCGCAGAGGTCCTGCGCGCCCTGAGCCTAGCGGCACGGGTGGGTGCCCGGCTGTTGATCCCGGAGAACGAACGCGGGGCGCCAGGGTATTGGCCGCGTGGTGCGTCCGATCTCGGAGTGCACGCCCCGATCGCGTTGTGGGCGCTCGGCGACCCGCAGAGACTGAACGGAGCACGATCGTCGGTCGCACTCGTGGGGGCACGCGCTGCCACGGGATACGGCGAGCATGTTGCAGGGGAGTTGTCGGCCGGTCTCTGCGATCGCGGCTTCGCCATCGTGTCAGGTGCGGCATACGGCATCGACGGCATGGCGCACAGGGCAGCTCTCGCCAGCGGCGGTCTCACGTTCGCCTTCCTCGCCGGTGGTGTCGATCGGTTCTATCCGTCGGGCCACGACGAACTGCTGCGCAGAGTGGTCGAGCGCGGCGTCGTGCTCGCCGAACTGCCCTGCGGCGCGGCGCCCACGAAGTGGAGGTTTCTGCAGCGTAATCGCTTAATCGCAGCCTGCAGTTCGGCCACCGTCGTGGTCGAAGCGGGGTCGCGGTCCGGATCGCTGAACACGGCGGGCCACGCGTCGACGCTGGGGCGTCCGCTGGGCGCCGTGCCGGGACCGGTCACGTCGCCCGCGTCGGCGGGGTGCCACCGGCTCCTGCGCGAATACGATGCCGTCTGCGTGACCACCGTGGCGGAGGCCGCCGAACTCGCGGGCGAGCCAGCGGAGCAGGTCGGGGCCGAGCAGGCGGGCTCGCGGGATTCTGCAACGGTGGTGCGGCTTCTCGACGCCCTCAGCACTCGCTCTGGACGTTCCGTCGACGAGCTCGTCGCCCGCACAGGCCTGGCGGTTCCCGCCGTGCTTGCGGCGCTCGGTGCGCTGGATGTCGACGGCCGGGTGCAGGAGCGCGGCGGAGCCTGGTTCGCGCAGCCGCGGCGCGGATGA
- a CDS encoding YifB family Mg chelatase-like AAA ATPase: MPVARTTGIALVGITPSVVDVEADISSGLPAFSVIGLPDAALGESRGRVRAAAVNSGLPLTSHKLTVSLSPAALPKHGSGFDLAIALASLAAAGDVPSESVASMVHLGELGLDGRVRPTPGVLPAVIGAAKAGFERVMVPAANAEEARLVPGVQIVPVTSLRDAAIRHGADLDPVPVDPWVAGPQPDQNDEPLHDLAEVVGNDEAVETLVVAAAGGHHLLMLGPPGAGKTMLAERLPGLLPELGVDASLEATSIRSLTGEPVRGLVTRPPFEAPHHTATAAAIVGGGSGQIRPGAAVRASHGVLFLDEAPEFPRAVLDVLRQPLESGVIRIHRANAVATFPGRFQLIMAANPCPCGLYGVGDEECTCAPAVRRRYMSRLSGPLLDRVDIRLTVRRVTAVQLRLDGGRAGTTTAEARERVALARAVAAERLAGTPWRLNSQVPGSWLREHSGALPRGSTSVLDRALERGAITMRGYDRALRVAWTIADLAGHEHPSSEHVSAALYLRRGVGA; the protein is encoded by the coding sequence ATGCCCGTGGCACGGACGACGGGCATCGCGCTGGTGGGCATCACGCCCAGCGTCGTCGATGTCGAGGCCGACATCTCGTCGGGACTCCCCGCGTTCTCGGTGATCGGGCTCCCGGATGCCGCTCTCGGCGAGTCGCGCGGCCGCGTGCGCGCGGCAGCCGTGAACTCCGGTCTGCCGCTCACCTCGCACAAGCTCACCGTGAGCCTGTCGCCGGCTGCACTGCCGAAGCATGGAAGCGGGTTCGACCTCGCGATCGCCTTGGCGTCCCTCGCGGCGGCGGGCGACGTGCCGTCCGAGTCCGTGGCATCCATGGTGCATCTGGGCGAACTCGGTCTCGACGGTCGGGTTCGGCCGACGCCAGGCGTGCTGCCCGCCGTGATCGGGGCGGCGAAAGCGGGCTTCGAGCGCGTCATGGTGCCGGCTGCGAACGCCGAAGAGGCCAGGCTCGTGCCCGGGGTGCAGATCGTTCCCGTCACGTCGTTGCGCGACGCGGCCATTCGACACGGCGCAGATCTCGATCCCGTCCCCGTCGACCCATGGGTCGCAGGACCGCAGCCCGACCAGAACGACGAACCGCTTCACGATCTGGCCGAGGTGGTGGGCAACGACGAGGCCGTCGAGACCCTCGTCGTCGCTGCGGCGGGCGGCCACCATCTGCTCATGCTGGGCCCGCCTGGTGCAGGCAAGACCATGCTGGCCGAGCGGCTTCCCGGTCTGCTGCCCGAGCTGGGGGTGGATGCCTCGCTGGAGGCGACCTCGATTCGTTCTCTGACAGGTGAGCCCGTTCGAGGCCTCGTGACACGACCGCCCTTCGAGGCACCGCATCACACGGCGACGGCGGCCGCCATCGTCGGAGGCGGAAGCGGCCAGATCCGTCCCGGAGCCGCTGTGCGTGCCTCGCACGGGGTGTTGTTCCTTGACGAGGCGCCGGAGTTTCCGCGCGCGGTTCTCGACGTGTTGCGCCAGCCGTTGGAGTCCGGTGTCATCCGCATTCACCGCGCGAACGCCGTCGCCACGTTTCCCGGCAGATTCCAGCTGATCATGGCGGCCAACCCGTGCCCGTGCGGACTGTACGGCGTCGGCGACGAAGAGTGCACGTGCGCGCCCGCCGTGCGGCGACGGTACATGTCGCGGCTTTCCGGTCCGCTGCTCGATCGGGTGGACATCCGGCTCACCGTGCGCCGCGTCACCGCCGTGCAGCTGAGGCTTGACGGCGGTCGGGCCGGAACGACGACAGCGGAAGCCCGAGAGCGCGTGGCGCTGGCACGTGCCGTGGCCGCGGAACGACTTGCGGGAACTCCGTGGCGACTCAACTCGCAGGTGCCCGGGTCATGGCTGCGGGAACACTCCGGCGCGCTTCCGCGAGGATCGACGTCGGTTCTCGATCGTGCGCTCGAGCGCGGTGCCATCACGATGCGCGGGTACGACAGGGCCCTCCGAGTGGCGTGGACCATCGCCGACCTCGCCGGGCACGAGCATCCGAGTTCCGAGCATGTCAGTGCCGCTCTCTACCTGCGCAGAGGAGTCGGCGCATGA
- a CDS encoding YraN family protein, with translation MASKDELGRRGEQLAADYLKRQGYRILARNWRCAHGEIDIVVERHGVVAVVEVKTRSSIAYGHPFDAITAAKAARLRRLAVAWCDDAQTVPRSLRIDAVAVLAPRGTPDRDVIIEHLVGVC, from the coding sequence ATGGCGAGCAAAGACGAACTGGGGCGGCGCGGCGAGCAACTCGCGGCCGACTACCTGAAGCGGCAGGGCTACCGCATCCTGGCGCGCAACTGGAGATGCGCGCACGGCGAGATCGACATCGTCGTCGAGCGACACGGCGTGGTGGCCGTCGTAGAGGTCAAGACGCGCTCGTCGATCGCGTACGGCCATCCCTTCGACGCCATCACGGCGGCCAAGGCGGCACGCCTTCGCAGGCTGGCGGTGGCCTGGTGCGATGACGCGCAGACCGTGCCGAGATCGTTGCGCATCGATGCCGTCGCCGTGCTCGCGCCGCGCGGAACCCCCGATCGCGACGTGATCATCGAGCACCTGGTCGGGGTCTGCTGA
- a CDS encoding DUF2469 domain-containing protein, whose amino-acid sequence MDEDEFDDYDREVELALYREYRDIVSQFKYVIETERRFYLANEVEFVRRDTANDFYFEITMHDVWVWDVYRADRFVKSVRVLTFKDVNIEELSTKEFELPKELALDE is encoded by the coding sequence ATGGACGAAGACGAGTTCGACGATTACGACCGTGAGGTCGAGCTGGCGCTGTACCGCGAATATCGCGACATCGTCTCGCAGTTCAAGTACGTGATCGAGACGGAGCGGCGCTTCTACCTGGCCAACGAGGTGGAGTTCGTGCGCCGCGACACGGCCAACGACTTCTACTTCGAGATCACGATGCACGACGTGTGGGTGTGGGACGTGTACCGGGCCGACCGGTTCGTGAAGTCGGTGCGGGTGCTCACGTTCAAAGACGTCAACATCGAGGAGCTCTCGACCAAGGAGTTCGAGCTTCCGAAGGAGCTCGCGCTCGACGAGTGA
- a CDS encoding ribonuclease HII yields MTDQTVHEPARRATKAVRKPAVKRASNAPNYRFEAELFAAGSLTVIGCDEVGRGALAGPVAVGMVVVDAEVGRWPRGLRDSKLLAEAVREELAPRCIRWVRHHAVGLASAQEIDAYGIMACLGMAGARAFRALQQAGAPLDGTIILDGNHDYLSKALPQRMPVVPRIKADRSCASVAAASVIAKVHRDRIMIEQDAVFPGYAWRSNKGYSSSEHFEALNRLGPSELHRLSWLHAERHQPALTLDGLEVDPPPANTPVHGVAAGGAAGATA; encoded by the coding sequence GTGACAGATCAGACCGTCCACGAGCCCGCCAGACGAGCCACGAAGGCAGTTCGCAAGCCTGCGGTCAAGCGCGCGTCGAACGCACCGAACTATCGCTTCGAGGCCGAGCTCTTCGCTGCCGGCAGTCTGACCGTGATCGGATGCGACGAAGTCGGCCGCGGAGCGCTCGCAGGCCCCGTGGCGGTGGGCATGGTCGTCGTCGACGCAGAGGTGGGACGCTGGCCGCGCGGCTTGCGGGACTCCAAGCTGCTCGCCGAAGCCGTGCGTGAGGAGCTCGCGCCGCGGTGCATCCGTTGGGTGCGTCACCATGCCGTCGGCCTGGCCTCGGCGCAGGAGATCGACGCGTACGGCATCATGGCGTGTCTCGGCATGGCCGGCGCCAGGGCGTTCCGGGCGCTGCAGCAGGCGGGCGCGCCGCTCGACGGCACGATCATCCTCGATGGCAACCACGACTACCTGAGCAAGGCGCTTCCGCAGAGGATGCCCGTGGTGCCGCGCATCAAGGCCGACCGGTCGTGCGCGTCGGTGGCCGCGGCATCCGTCATCGCCAAGGTGCACCGCGATCGAATCATGATCGAGCAGGACGCCGTGTTCCCCGGCTACGCGTGGCGCAGCAACAAGGGATACTCCAGCAGCGAGCACTTCGAGGCACTCAACAGGCTCGGGCCGAGCGAACTGCACAGGCTGTCCTGGCTGCACGCAGAACGGCATCAGCCTGCGTTGACGCTCGACGGTCTGGAGGTCGATCCGCCGCCCGCGAACACTCCGGTGCACGGCGTCGCAGCGGGCGGTGCGGCCGGCGCCACAGCGTAG
- the lepB gene encoding signal peptidase I, with the protein MTDEPLPSRSARSASEKKTKQRSVKLFIRDLVIIFLVAILVSFLIKTFLVRSFYIPSSSMEDTLRVNDLILVNELEPNLMPIHRGDVVVFTDPGGWLPPSTEKSNTNPIEWALSLVGLAAPDSDDHLVKRVIGLPGDKVSCCNALGQMSVNGSPLVEPYIKLPPGEQEAASLHFSVTVPKGELWVMGDNRWDSQDSSRNQNLPGKGFVPEKDVVGRAILITWPISHWSWLSNYPDVFRGADDDKQ; encoded by the coding sequence ATGACAGACGAACCTCTGCCCTCCCGCTCGGCTCGCTCCGCATCGGAGAAGAAGACCAAGCAGCGCAGCGTCAAGCTCTTCATCCGCGATCTCGTCATCATCTTCCTCGTCGCGATTCTGGTCTCATTCCTGATCAAGACGTTCCTCGTCCGCTCGTTCTACATCCCGTCGTCGTCGATGGAAGACACGCTCCGAGTCAACGATCTGATCCTGGTGAACGAGCTCGAGCCGAACCTCATGCCGATCCATCGCGGCGATGTCGTGGTGTTCACCGACCCGGGCGGCTGGCTTCCGCCGTCGACCGAGAAGTCGAACACGAACCCGATCGAGTGGGCGCTGTCGCTGGTCGGTCTCGCGGCCCCCGACAGCGATGATCACCTGGTCAAGCGCGTGATCGGCCTGCCGGGCGACAAGGTGTCGTGCTGCAACGCACTCGGGCAGATGAGCGTCAACGGATCTCCGCTCGTCGAGCCCTACATCAAGCTGCCTCCGGGCGAGCAGGAGGCGGCATCCCTCCACTTCAGCGTCACCGTGCCCAAGGGTGAGCTCTGGGTGATGGGTGACAATCGCTGGGACTCGCAGGACTCCTCGCGCAATCAGAATCTGCCGGGCAAGGGGTTCGTGCCCGAGAAAGACGTGGTGGGCCGCGCCATCCTGATCACCTGGCCGATCAGCCACTGGAGCTGGTTGTCGAACTACCCCGATGTGTTCCGCGGAGCGGACGACGACAAGCAGTAG